From Quercus lobata isolate SW786 chromosome 1, ValleyOak3.0 Primary Assembly, whole genome shotgun sequence, one genomic window encodes:
- the LOC115975122 gene encoding ABC transporter G family member 15-like — translation MEIEVASSFHRGGGGESSGGGEKVVWNGGAERGTYLAWEDLTVVLPNFGKNKPTRRLLHGLTGYAEPGRIMAIMGPSGSGKSTLLDSLAGRLSRNVVMTGNILFNGKKRSLDTGAVAYVTQEDVLLGTLTVKETLTYSAHLRLPTKMTIEELNGIVEGTIIEMGLQDCADRLIGNWHLRGLSGGEKKRLSIALEILTRPCLLCLDEPTSGLDSASAFFVVQTLRNIARDGRTIISSIHQPSSEVFALFDDLFLLSSGETVYFGEAKMAIEFFAEAGFPCPSRRNPSDHFLRCVNSDFDVVTATLKGSQRLHDVPTSSDSLMNLPTAEIKARLSEKYRWSTYAKRAKTRIREISTIEGLAFETKRSSQASWWKQLLTLTRRSTVNMSRDVGYYWLRIIIYIAVSICVGTIYFDVGTGYSAILARGACGGFVTGFMTFMSIGGFPSFIEETKIFYRERLNGYYGVAVYILSNFLSSFPFLVAIAVSTGTITYYMVKFRPEFSHYVYYCLNIYACISVIESLMMVVASLVPNFLMGIITGAGIIGIFMMTSGFFRLLSDIPKPFWRYPVSYLSYGSWSLQGAYKNDLIGLEFDPLIPGDPKMKGKDVITKLYRMPVDHSKWWDLAALVVLIIFYRLLFFIILKFKERASPLCQTLYTKRALHHLDKRPSFRKIPSFPSKRHQPLHTLSSQEGLNSPLH, via the exons ATGGAGATTGAGGTAGCTAGTAGTTTTCATAGAGGTGGAGGTGGTGAaagtagtggtggtggtgagaAGGTGGTGTGGAATGGGGGAGCTGAGAGAGGGACCTATTTGGCGTGGGAAGATCTCACAGTTGTGCTTCCAAACTTTGGGAAAAATAAACCAACCAGGAGGTTGCTACATGGACTAACTGGGTATGCTGAGCCTGGTAGGATCATGGCTATAATGGGTCCTTCTGGGTCTGGGAAATCCACACTCCTTGATTCATTAGCAG GTAGACTCTCAAGAAATGTTGTCATGACTGGAAATATTCTTTTCAATGGGAAGAAGAGGTCACTAGACACTGGTGCTGTT GCTTATGTAACCCAAGAGGATGTGTTGTTAGGAACTCTCACTGTGAAGGAAACCTTAACTTACTCAGCACATTTGAGGCTTCCAACTAAAATGACCATAGAAGAACTCAATGGCATTGTGGAGGGAACCATCATTGAAATGGGTCTCCAAGATTGTGCAGATAGATTGATTGGCAACTGGCACTTAAGAGGCTTAAGTGGTGGTGAGAAGAAAAGATTAAGTATTGCACTCGAAATCCTCACAAGACCTTGTTTATTGTGTCTTGATGAACCCACCAGTGGCCTTGATAGTGCCTCAGCTTTCTTTGTAGTTCAAACTCTTAGAAATATTGCTCGTGATGGACGGACCATTATCTCTTCAATTCATCAGCCAAGTAGTGAAGTCTTTGCACTCTTTGATGACCTTTTCTTACTGTCTAGTGGTGAAACTGTTTATTTTGGAGAAGCAAAGATGGCAATAGAG TTCTTTGCTGAGGCGGGTTTTCCATGTCCAAGTAGAAGGAATCCTTCTGATCATTTCCTACGCTGTGTCAATTCAGATTTTGACGTTGTAACTGCCACATTGAAAGGGTCTCAAAGACTTCAC GATGTCCCCACTTCATCAGATTCTTTAATGAATTTGCCTACAGCAGAGATCAAAGCAAGGCTTTCTGAGAAATACAGGTGGTCAACATATGCAAAAAGGGCAAAAACTAGGATTCGAGAAATATCAACCATT GAAGGACTTGCATTTGAAACAAAAAGGTCCAGTCAAGCAAGCTGGTGGAAACAACTTTTAACATTGACACGGAGATCAACTGTGAACATGTCTAGAGATGTGGGATATTACTGGCTGAGGATAATAATCTATATTGCTGTATCTATATGTGTTGGTACCATCTATTTTGATGTTGGCACTGGCTACTCAGCAATCTTGGCTAGAGGAGCCTGTGGTGGTTTTGTAACAGGGTTTATGACATTTATGTCAATAGGAGGCTTTCCATCCTTCATTGAAGAGACGAAG ATTTTTTATCGAGAGAGGCTTAATGGGTATTATGGAGTAGCAGTATATATTCTATCCAACTTCCTTTCTTCATTTCCATTCTTGGTTGCTATTGCAGTTTCTACTGGGACTATTACATACTACATGGTGAAATTCCGGCCGGAATTTTCTCATTATGTCTACTACTGCCTTAACATTTATGCCTGCATTTCTGTTATAGAGAGCCTCATGATGGTTGTAGCTTCTTTGGTTCCAAATTTCCTCATGGGAATTATTACAGGGGCAGGAATTATT GGAATATTCATGATGACCTCCGGGTTCTTCCGCTTGCTATCTGATATTCCCAAGCCATTTTGGCGCTACCCAGTTTCCTATCTCAGTTATGGCTCATGGTCACTACAG GGAGCCTACAAGAATGACTTGATTGGGCTCGAATTCGATCCTCTAATACCAGGTGACCCCAAAATGAAAGGCAAGGATGTTATCACAAAATTGTATCGCATGCCAGTAGATCATTCCAAGTGGTGGGACTTAGCTGCTCTAGTCGTTCTTATCATATTTTACCGGCTACTCTTCTTCATCATTCTCAAGTTCAAGGAGAGAGCTTCACCATTATGTCAGACACTTTATACTAAGAGAGCCCTACATCATCTTGATAAGAGGCCCTCCTTCAGGAAAATACCATCATTCCCTTCAAAGAGGCATCAACCTCTCCACACACTATCTTCTCAAGAGGGTCTCAATTCTCCTCTCCACTAG
- the LOC115975131 gene encoding ABC transporter G family member 12-like isoform X1 — MEITENTGVDHERSIRRGMHLVWEDLTVVVPNFGNGHTRRLLDGLSGHAEPGRIMAIMGPSGSGKSTLLDSLAGRLSGNVIMTGNVLLNGKKRRLDYGVLAYVTQEDILLGTLTVRETLTYSANLRLPTSMTIEEVNGIVEGTIIEMGLQECADQLIGNWHLRGISGGEKKRLSIALEILTRPCLLFLDEPTSGLDSASAFFVVQTLRNIAHDGRTVIASIHQPSSEVFALFDDLFLLSGGQTVYFGAAKLAIEFFANAGFPCPSRRNPSDHFLRCINSDFDVVTMSLLEHHRIREIQKSSYPMMNLAAVEIKAKLIEEYRCSEYATSARIRIREISTVEGLAIERTGGSQAKWWKQLSTLTLRSFVNMSRDVGYYWLRIIVYITLSLCVGSIFYDVGTSYTAILAHGACGGFVAGFMTFMSIGGFPSFLEEMKVFYRERLSGHYGISVYILSNFLSSFPFVAVMSIATGTITYYMVKFRPEFSHLVYICLDLIGAIAVVESSMMIIASLVPNFLMGVIIGAGYIGIMMMTAGYFRLLPDLPKPFWRYPISYINYGAWAIQGAYKNDMIGLEFDSFVPGGPKLKGEVILTSMLGVQLDHSKWWDLGAVVVILISCRLLFFAILKFKERASPCFRTLYTKQTLHHLEKRPSFRKTPPFPSKRHQPLHSLSSQQGLNSPTH, encoded by the exons ATGGAAATAACAGAGAACACTGGTGTGGATCATGAGAGAAGTATACGTAGGGGAATGCACTTGGTTTGGGAAGATCTCACAGTTGTAGTTCCAAACTTTGGAAATGGACACACCAGGAGATTGCTTGATGGGCTCAGTGGCCATGCTGAGCCTGGCAGGATCATGGCTATTATGGGCCCATCTGGCTCTGGCAAATCCACCCTTCTTGATTCTCTAgcag GTAGGCTCTCTGGAAACGTTATCATGACTGGAAATGTTCTTCTTAATGGGAAGAAGAGGAGACTAGACTATGGTGTTCTT GCTTATGTGACCCAAGAGGATATTTTGTTGGGAACTCTAACAGTAAGAGAAACCTTAACTTACTCAGCAAATCTGAGGCTTCCAACTTCTATGACCATAGAAGAAGTTAATGGCATTGTAGAGGGAACAATTATAGAAATGGGACTTCAAGAATGTGCAGACCAGCTGATTGGAAACTGGCATTTAAGAGGTATAAGTGGAGGGGAGAAAAAGAGATTAAGCATTGCACTTGAAATCCTCACAAGGCCTTGCCTCTTGTTTCTTGATGAACCTACTAGTGGCCTTGACAGTGCCTCAGCTTTCTTTGTTGTTCAAACTCTTAGAAATATTGCTCATGATGGAAGAACAGTCATTGCTTCTATCCATCAGCCAAGTAGTGAGGTTTTTGCACTCTTTGATGATCTTTTTCTACTTTCTGGTGGTCAAACAGTATATTTTGGAGCAGCAAAGTTAGCCATTGAG ttCTTTGCCAATGCCGGATTTCCATGTCCAAGTCGAAGAAATCCCTCCGATCACTTCCTCCGTTGTATAAATTCAGACTTTGATGTAGTGACAATGTCTTTGTTGGAACATCACAGAATACGT GAAATCCAAAAATCATCATATCCAATGATGAACTTAGCAGCAGTGGAGATCAAAGCAAAGCTTATTGAGGAATACAGGTGCTCAGAGTATGCGACAAGCGCAAGAATAAGAATTCGAGAAATCTCAACTGTT GAAGGACTTGCAATTGAGAGAACAGGTGGGAGCCAAGCCAAATGGTGGAAGCAACTCTCAACGTTGACACTTAGATCTTTTGTGAACATGTCTAGAGATGTAGGGTATTACTGGCTAAGGATCATAGTCTATATAACCTTATCTCTATGCGTTGGTAGCATCTTTTATGATGTTGGAACAAGTTATACCGCAATCTTGGCTCATGGAGCTTGTGGTGGATTTGTAGCAGGCTTTATGACATTCATGTCCATTGGAGGCTTCCCATCCTTCCTAGAAGAAATGAAG GTTTTCTATAGAGAGAGGCTCAGTGGACATTATGGGATTTCTGTGTATATTCTCTCCaatttcctctcttctttccCATTTGTGGCTGTGATGTCAATTGCTACCGGAACCATAACTTACTACATGGTGAAATTCAGGCCTGAATTTTCTCATTTAGTGTATATCTGCCTAGATCTTATTGGCGCTATTGCAGTCGTAGAGAGTTCAATGATGATTATTGCTTCACTTGTTCCTAACTTCTTGATGGGGGTCATAATTGGAGCAGGATATata GGAATTATGATGATGACTGCTGGGTACTTCAGGCTCCTACCAGATCTTCCCAAGCCTTTCTGGCGGTACCCAATTTCATACATCAATTATGGTGCATGGGCAATACAg ggaGCATACAAGAACGATATGATTGGCCTTGAGTTTGATTCTTTTGTACCTGGCGGCCCAAAACTAAAAGGTGAGGTTATACTCACTAGCATGCTTGGTGTTCAACTGGATCATTCGAAGTGGTGGGACTTGGGTGCTGTGGTAGTCATTCTCATATCTTGCAGACTTCTCTTCTTTGCCATCCTCAAGTTCAAGGAGAGAGCTTCACCCTGTTTTCGAACACTTTACACCAAACAAACTCTACACCATCTCGAAAAGAGGCCTTCATTTAGGAAAACACCACCTTTCCCTTCCAAGAGACACCAACCTCTCCACTCATTGTCTTCGCAACAGGGTCTCAACTCCCCAACGcattag
- the LOC115975131 gene encoding ABC transporter G family member 15-like isoform X2, translated as MTGNVLLNGKKRRLDYGVLAYVTQEDILLGTLTVRETLTYSANLRLPTSMTIEEVNGIVEGTIIEMGLQECADQLIGNWHLRGISGGEKKRLSIALEILTRPCLLFLDEPTSGLDSASAFFVVQTLRNIAHDGRTVIASIHQPSSEVFALFDDLFLLSGGQTVYFGAAKLAIEFFANAGFPCPSRRNPSDHFLRCINSDFDVVTMSLLEHHRIREIQKSSYPMMNLAAVEIKAKLIEEYRCSEYATSARIRIREISTVEGLAIERTGGSQAKWWKQLSTLTLRSFVNMSRDVGYYWLRIIVYITLSLCVGSIFYDVGTSYTAILAHGACGGFVAGFMTFMSIGGFPSFLEEMKVFYRERLSGHYGISVYILSNFLSSFPFVAVMSIATGTITYYMVKFRPEFSHLVYICLDLIGAIAVVESSMMIIASLVPNFLMGVIIGAGYIGIMMMTAGYFRLLPDLPKPFWRYPISYINYGAWAIQGAYKNDMIGLEFDSFVPGGPKLKGEVILTSMLGVQLDHSKWWDLGAVVVILISCRLLFFAILKFKERASPCFRTLYTKQTLHHLEKRPSFRKTPPFPSKRHQPLHSLSSQQGLNSPTH; from the exons ATGACTGGAAATGTTCTTCTTAATGGGAAGAAGAGGAGACTAGACTATGGTGTTCTT GCTTATGTGACCCAAGAGGATATTTTGTTGGGAACTCTAACAGTAAGAGAAACCTTAACTTACTCAGCAAATCTGAGGCTTCCAACTTCTATGACCATAGAAGAAGTTAATGGCATTGTAGAGGGAACAATTATAGAAATGGGACTTCAAGAATGTGCAGACCAGCTGATTGGAAACTGGCATTTAAGAGGTATAAGTGGAGGGGAGAAAAAGAGATTAAGCATTGCACTTGAAATCCTCACAAGGCCTTGCCTCTTGTTTCTTGATGAACCTACTAGTGGCCTTGACAGTGCCTCAGCTTTCTTTGTTGTTCAAACTCTTAGAAATATTGCTCATGATGGAAGAACAGTCATTGCTTCTATCCATCAGCCAAGTAGTGAGGTTTTTGCACTCTTTGATGATCTTTTTCTACTTTCTGGTGGTCAAACAGTATATTTTGGAGCAGCAAAGTTAGCCATTGAG ttCTTTGCCAATGCCGGATTTCCATGTCCAAGTCGAAGAAATCCCTCCGATCACTTCCTCCGTTGTATAAATTCAGACTTTGATGTAGTGACAATGTCTTTGTTGGAACATCACAGAATACGT GAAATCCAAAAATCATCATATCCAATGATGAACTTAGCAGCAGTGGAGATCAAAGCAAAGCTTATTGAGGAATACAGGTGCTCAGAGTATGCGACAAGCGCAAGAATAAGAATTCGAGAAATCTCAACTGTT GAAGGACTTGCAATTGAGAGAACAGGTGGGAGCCAAGCCAAATGGTGGAAGCAACTCTCAACGTTGACACTTAGATCTTTTGTGAACATGTCTAGAGATGTAGGGTATTACTGGCTAAGGATCATAGTCTATATAACCTTATCTCTATGCGTTGGTAGCATCTTTTATGATGTTGGAACAAGTTATACCGCAATCTTGGCTCATGGAGCTTGTGGTGGATTTGTAGCAGGCTTTATGACATTCATGTCCATTGGAGGCTTCCCATCCTTCCTAGAAGAAATGAAG GTTTTCTATAGAGAGAGGCTCAGTGGACATTATGGGATTTCTGTGTATATTCTCTCCaatttcctctcttctttccCATTTGTGGCTGTGATGTCAATTGCTACCGGAACCATAACTTACTACATGGTGAAATTCAGGCCTGAATTTTCTCATTTAGTGTATATCTGCCTAGATCTTATTGGCGCTATTGCAGTCGTAGAGAGTTCAATGATGATTATTGCTTCACTTGTTCCTAACTTCTTGATGGGGGTCATAATTGGAGCAGGATATata GGAATTATGATGATGACTGCTGGGTACTTCAGGCTCCTACCAGATCTTCCCAAGCCTTTCTGGCGGTACCCAATTTCATACATCAATTATGGTGCATGGGCAATACAg ggaGCATACAAGAACGATATGATTGGCCTTGAGTTTGATTCTTTTGTACCTGGCGGCCCAAAACTAAAAGGTGAGGTTATACTCACTAGCATGCTTGGTGTTCAACTGGATCATTCGAAGTGGTGGGACTTGGGTGCTGTGGTAGTCATTCTCATATCTTGCAGACTTCTCTTCTTTGCCATCCTCAAGTTCAAGGAGAGAGCTTCACCCTGTTTTCGAACACTTTACACCAAACAAACTCTACACCATCTCGAAAAGAGGCCTTCATTTAGGAAAACACCACCTTTCCCTTCCAAGAGACACCAACCTCTCCACTCATTGTCTTCGCAACAGGGTCTCAACTCCCCAACGcattag